In Hermetia illucens chromosome 1, iHerIll2.2.curated.20191125, whole genome shotgun sequence, one genomic interval encodes:
- the LOC119646914 gene encoding protein MCM10 homolog, protein MAPIPFNNEPPIDDETEARELAKLLEAAEEIENHNAPQKPTPKLRDDPSFGLDLTNVSASFSNNIAAGSKSMIPNEELDSSDEEGIQNFLDRKYNEYGREINNKLKQDQAEKHEASITKYVTKSFSAALQKSAVQGQTKENRLSQNFNEKPAVKPVVTPLPIRETPSTPHISDPIFGLRIVRPLVSGAALKERMEGRTPINMAMIERHLEHGDLSKDWVIAGVVVSKSPVKKTKKGDGFSIWKISDLKGDIKTISLFLFRGAHKDLWKTPEGTVVAILNPGAFDKRKESNDVACLTIDTAQKVMVLGQSKDLGTCRSRKKNGEPCTAIVNVTDCEYCIYHVKQEFNNMSKRSELQSSTAGRGLHDLRNKVLGKSEVFYAGRSFTAIPAKKSAKQTARDEHRLMTLSEYYQSPNGNNGVVRKNASPSYAGRTGPVSKIASTVESNAKQRQKDLERLKLLNGSMDTEKEKTEESPKTQVNVPEKYQNREFSFGKLTPTLSQAAFSFEIDVGKQNANVAKAKAIATLKKNPIVKSDPNFIKYRGTVQGKKRAIDIMNEEKDNEAKRRKIEETERKSRIQRIIDATSSHTNLIKSREDEERDKYFNKMEKKEALEEKMLGTFKIACKAVICKQCKYTAFSAADRCKEERHPLKVIDAEKRFFECQDCGNRTATVHKLPKMSCKNCSGSRWKRAAMIREKTVGQGRDLSIRGDEETFIGSFSGAPSLNLLVPDED, encoded by the exons ATGGCACCAATTCCATTCAACAATGAGCCGCCAATAGACGATGAAACAGAAGCCAGAGAACTTGCAAAACTTCTAGAAGCCGccgaagaaattgaaaatcacAACGCACCACAGAAACCCACACCTAAACTCCGCGACGACCCATCGTTCGGGCTAGACCTGACAAATGTATCTGCATCTTTCTCTAACAATATTGCAGCTGGCAGCAAATCCATGATTCCAAACGAAGAACTGGATTCGTCAGATGAGgaagggattcaaaattttcttgATAGAAAATACAACGAATACGGGCGTGAAATAAACAACAAACTAAAACAAGACCAAGCCGAGAAACACGAAGCAAGCATAACTAAGTATGTAACGAAAAGCTTCAGTGCAGCCCTGCAAAAGAGCGCTGTACAAGGTCAGACCAAAGAAAATCGCCTTTCGCAGAATTTTAACGAAAAGCCTGCTGTGAAACCTGTTGTTACCCCGTTGCCCATAAGAGAAACCCCGTCGACACCGCATATATCGGATCCGATATTTGGGTTGCGAATTGTCCGGCCTTTGGTGTCTGGTGCTGCCTTAAAAGAGCGAATGGAGGGACGAACTCCAATCAACATGGCAATGATTGAACGCCACTTAGAACACGGTGATTTGTCTAAAGATTGGGTGATAGCCGGGGTGGTGGTTAGTAAAAGCCCCGTGAAAAAGACCAAAAAGGGGGATGGGTTTTCTATATGGAAAATTTCAGACTTGAAAGGAGACATCAAAACGATATCACTTTTCCTTTTTCGGGGCGCCCATAAAGATCTATGGAAAACACCTGAAGGTACCGTTGTCGCAATTTTGAATCCCGGCGCTTTCGATAAACGCAAGGAAAGCAACGATGTAGCCTGTTTGACAATTGATACCGCTCAGAAGGTAATGGTGCTTGGTCAGTCAAAGGATCTGGGAACTTGCAGATCGAGAAAGAAAAATGGCGAGCCATGTACAGCGATTGTAAATGTGACTGACTGCGAATATTGTATCTACCACGTGAAGCAAGAATTCAACAACATGTCGAAACGATCAGAACTGCAATCGTCAACAGCAGGTCGCGGGCTTCATGATCTTCGAAATAAAGTGTTGGGAAAGTCTGAAGTTTTCTATGCTGGACGATCATTTACGGCGATTCCTGCTAAGAAAAGTGCAAAACAAACTGCTAGGGATGAGCATCGCTTGATGACACTGTCGGAGTACTATCAGTCGCCGAACGGAAATAATGGAGTT GTCAGGAAAAATGCATCACCATCGTATGCAGGTCGCACAGGACCGGTGTCCAAGATTGCCTCAACAGTTGAATCAAATGCCAAACAGCGCCAAAAAGATTTAGAACGCTTAAAACTCCTCAACGGGTCCATGGATACCGAGAAAGAAAAGACTGAGGAGAGTCCTAAAACACAAGTAAACGTCCcggaaaaatatcaaaatcgaGAGTTCAGCTTCGGTAAGCTAACTCCAACATTAAGTCAAGCTGCGTTCTCCTTTGAAATAGACGTGGGTAAACAAAATGCTAATGTAGCCAAAGCGAAAGCAATTGCCACCCTAAAGAAAAATCCCATTGTAAAATCGGAtccaaatttcataaaataCCGTGGCACAGTACAAGGCAAAAAACGGGCTATCGACATCATGAACGAGGAGAAGGACAACGAAGCAAAGCGTCGCAAGATTGAAGAGACGGAGCGAAAATCCCGTATCCAAAGAATAATCGACGCGACTTCTTCTCACACGAACCTTATAAAATCCCGCGAGGACGAGGAACGTGATAAGTATTTCAATAAGATGGAGAAGAAAGAAGCccttgaagaaaaaatgttgggTACATTCAAAATAGCATGTAAGGCTGTGATTTGTAAGCAATGTAAGTACACTGCCTTTTCGGCAGCAGATCGTTGCAAGGAGGAGCGACATCCTCTGAAAGTAATCGATGCCGAAAAGCGATTCTTCGAATGTCAGGATTGCGGTAATCGTACGGCAACGGTTCATAAACTTCCGAAAATGAGCTGCAAGAATTGCTCAGGGTCGCGATGGAAACGCGCCGCAATGATTCGAGAGAAGACAGTTGGACAAGGAAGAGACCTATCCATCCGTGGTGATGAGGAGACATTCATTGGATCATTTTCTGGGGCACCTAGTCTTAATTTATTAGTTCCTGATGAGGATTAA
- the LOC119647628 gene encoding uncharacterized protein LOC119647628, whose product MADETPEVPAEPEEEEAPPIPEPPSEMHDKSGELTGSPENSAELLEEFEPVPYVFLLKDALGQDLSLSPNNLTNAQMECPAFHVLLDHLIAVLWSFYSKKHELLGTTQAHWALKILEGTKDRHGIYSADVARAIDDLQDAYMDICSKIDPNEVSNREYSSVLESTRINLNTSAKEKVQSLDSYAEFEMSLRNRDPNSTKTSNKAEPAPPQTGSYDVFEAGIQHQKRQDRYNASQKIDISSIHLADMLQKAESAVIEELLGSGSTMEYETAIDETPPKVSFRPQEEDSRLRQQVMLSERSNKFRDLDELLQEIKRIDDQLESMRKESESKLANQLKNIAED is encoded by the exons ATGGCAGATGAAACCCCAGAAGTACCAGCCGAACCCGAAGAAGAGGAAGCGCCACCAATCCCGGAACCGCCATCGGAAATGCATGATAAATCGGGAGAGTTAACTGGGTCACCTGAAAACAGCGCCGAACTCTTAGAAGAATTCGAACCTGTCCCCTACGTATTCCTTCTAAAAGACGCTCTGGGCCAGGACTTATCGCTTTCGCCCAATAACCTGACCAACGCCCAAATGGAGTGTCCCGCGTTTCATGTACTTCTCGATCATTTGATAGCGGTTCTGTGGTCCTTCTATTCGAAGAAACATGAATTATTGGGAACCACTCAAGCTCACTGGGCGTTGAAAATATTGGAAGGCACCAAAGACCG TCACGGGATATACAGTGCCGATGTTGCCAGAGCTATAGATGACTTACAGGACGCCTATATGGACATTTGCTCGAAAATCGACCCCAACGAAGTATCTAATCGCGAATACTCTTCTGTTCTTGAATCCACCCGTATCAACCTTAACACCTCAGCAAAAGAGAAGGTCCAAAGCTTGGATTCGTACGCTGAATTCGAAATGAGCCTTCGGAATAGAGATCCCAATTCTACAAAAACATCAAATAAAGCGGAACCTGCGCCACCGCAAACTGGTTCTTATGATGTCTTCGAAGCAGGTATCCAACATCAGAAGCGCCAAGATAGATACAATGCGTCCCAGAAAATAGATATTTCTTCGATTCATTTAGCTGATATGCTGCAAAAAGCAGAATCTGCAGTTATTGAAGAGTTGCTGGGAAGTGGATCAACCATGGAATATGAAACGGCGATTGATGAAACACCCCCGAAAGTTAGTTTCCGACCGCAGGAAGAGGACTCTCGTCTCCGACAGCAAGTGATGCTATCAGAAAGAAGTAATAAATTCCGCGATTTGGATGAACTGTTGCAAGAAATAAAGAGAATCGATGATCAGTTAGAAAGTATGAGGAAGGAGTCGGAGTCGAAGTTGGCTAACCAACTTAAAAATATTGCGGAGGATTAG